From one Tautonia marina genomic stretch:
- a CDS encoding ArnT family glycosyltransferase, with protein sequence MPADGTDSETLPRRSFWTRLGFVAVGLFALASFGFRLADEPSFIDEWAYLSQAYFGPLWWEGDWNDPAWLEYPAIDLPPLPKYLIGAMIQLGGRPMPDRADAFAWYNNTATTFGGMDRLVWTRWPTVVLGALGCLALAAIGAMSFGTRAGLLAGVLLAINPLYRMHARRAMSDVPTEAFILLALAVALWAWRELMVGDRRGRAVLAMTLGAGSLAGLAALAKLSGGLATMTLVAWAALAVVVPGVSVGRKGLVVGAVILAGLVAYATFIVGNPVLTADPKLPQGAPEGVVSLAEQGVIGRTLAVMEHRSDVSRGAQEHPVFKAQGYPVDGLGAKLAVVGVQGFGRFGPLGPRTTDSIVRYDWNQDWGALVWGPIVLAGGIWSIRMGGRQLRAGQAPTTWAVLVQFLVAMATVTAFIPMAWDRYMLPIQSGAAVLGAAAVSGVIGLIWRSNGPGDGTRG encoded by the coding sequence ATGCCTGCCGACGGAACCGATTCCGAGACACTCCCCCGTCGATCCTTCTGGACCCGGCTCGGATTCGTGGCCGTTGGGCTGTTTGCCCTGGCGAGCTTCGGCTTCCGCCTGGCTGACGAACCGAGTTTCATCGACGAGTGGGCCTACCTTTCCCAGGCGTATTTCGGCCCGCTCTGGTGGGAAGGAGACTGGAACGACCCTGCCTGGCTCGAATATCCGGCGATCGACCTCCCTCCGTTGCCGAAGTACTTGATCGGCGCGATGATCCAACTGGGAGGCCGGCCGATGCCCGATCGGGCCGATGCCTTTGCCTGGTACAACAACACGGCGACGACCTTCGGCGGCATGGATCGGCTCGTCTGGACCCGATGGCCGACCGTGGTCCTTGGGGCGCTGGGCTGCCTGGCCCTGGCGGCGATCGGCGCGATGAGCTTCGGGACTCGGGCCGGATTGCTGGCGGGGGTGTTGCTGGCGATCAACCCGCTTTACCGGATGCATGCCCGGCGGGCGATGTCGGACGTGCCGACCGAGGCATTCATACTGCTGGCGCTGGCGGTGGCGCTCTGGGCCTGGCGAGAACTGATGGTCGGTGATCGTCGGGGACGTGCTGTGCTGGCCATGACGCTCGGAGCCGGATCGCTGGCGGGCCTGGCGGCGCTGGCGAAGCTGAGCGGCGGCCTGGCGACAATGACCCTGGTGGCCTGGGCCGCTCTGGCGGTCGTGGTGCCGGGGGTGAGCGTGGGTCGGAAGGGCCTGGTGGTGGGAGCGGTGATTCTGGCGGGGCTGGTGGCCTATGCAACCTTCATCGTCGGGAACCCGGTGTTGACGGCCGACCCGAAGCTGCCCCAGGGAGCGCCGGAGGGGGTCGTGAGCCTGGCCGAGCAAGGGGTGATTGGCCGGACCCTGGCGGTCATGGAGCATCGCTCGGACGTGTCCCGAGGGGCTCAGGAGCATCCGGTCTTCAAGGCCCAGGGGTATCCGGTGGACGGGCTGGGAGCGAAGCTTGCCGTGGTCGGCGTGCAGGGGTTCGGCCGGTTCGGGCCGCTCGGGCCAAGGACGACGGACTCGATCGTTCGGTACGACTGGAACCAGGACTGGGGAGCCTTGGTCTGGGGGCCGATCGTCCTGGCGGGAGGAATCTGGTCGATCCGCATGGGGGGTCGGCAGCTGCGAGCGGGGCAAGCCCCGACGACCTGGGCCGTTCTGGTCCAGTTTCTCGTGGCGATGGCGACGGTGACGGCGTTCATCCCGATGGCCTGGGATCGCTACATGCTGCCGATTCAGTCGGGAGCGGCCGTGCTCGGCGCGGCGGCGGTGTCGGGAGTGATCGGGTTGATCTGGCGAAGCAACGGCCCGGGGGATGGAACGCGTGGCTGA
- a CDS encoding HAD family hydrolase translates to MRYIALAADYDGTLAAHGAIDEQTELALLRLKSSGRQLIMVTGRELDELLQVCPQIELFDCVVAENGGLIYDPKLREISLLDEPPPREFIDRLKERGVLPLGVGRVIVATWEPHQQAVIETIHEMGLELQVIFNKQAVMILPSGVNKASGLREALRRLGLSPRNVVSVGDAENDHAMLRLTECGVAVENAIASLMDHADWTADYPRGQGVCQLVDRLLDDDLASLEPRLTRHHIPLGYDRDDEEVMVQFPPFGLNVLIAGTSGSGKSTLVTGVLERLAERGYQACIVDPEGDYTTFPQAIVLGSAESPPPLEEVGDVLEHPDETVVVNLIGLSMPHRPEFFDALMPRLQELRARTCRPQWIVIDEAHHLLPRGRHPTTLPLDLRGALFITVHPESMAPEVLATVEEVWAVGEAPGKTLARFAEAIGQQPPAVEDDRTLAPGECVVWSRRPGAGPPRVVRSLPARTERRRHSRKYAIGELEPHLSFYYRGSDDRLNLRAQNLWMFLQIGEGVDEETWLHHLHNGDYSSWFTTALKDHELAEEARTIADRYGSDAAGGRSAMREAIARRYLLPT, encoded by the coding sequence ATGCGCTACATTGCACTTGCCGCCGATTATGACGGAACTCTGGCCGCTCACGGCGCGATCGACGAGCAGACGGAGTTGGCCCTGCTGCGGCTGAAGTCCTCGGGCCGGCAATTGATCATGGTTACGGGCCGGGAACTGGATGAACTGCTTCAGGTCTGTCCTCAGATTGAGCTGTTCGACTGTGTCGTGGCCGAGAACGGGGGCTTGATCTACGATCCGAAGCTCCGAGAGATTTCGCTGCTCGATGAGCCGCCACCCAGGGAATTCATTGACCGGCTCAAGGAGCGAGGGGTATTGCCGCTGGGCGTGGGTCGGGTGATCGTGGCAACCTGGGAGCCGCATCAGCAGGCGGTAATCGAGACGATTCACGAGATGGGTCTGGAGTTGCAGGTTATCTTCAACAAGCAGGCCGTGATGATCCTGCCGAGCGGCGTGAACAAGGCCAGCGGCTTGCGAGAGGCGCTCCGGAGGCTCGGCCTCTCGCCGCGCAACGTGGTTTCGGTCGGGGATGCGGAGAATGACCACGCGATGCTCCGCCTGACCGAGTGCGGGGTCGCGGTTGAGAATGCGATCGCCTCGCTCATGGACCATGCCGACTGGACCGCCGATTACCCCCGAGGCCAGGGAGTTTGCCAGCTCGTCGATCGGCTGCTCGATGATGACCTAGCCAGTTTGGAGCCAAGGCTGACGCGGCATCACATCCCGCTTGGGTACGATCGTGACGACGAGGAGGTGATGGTTCAGTTCCCGCCCTTCGGATTGAACGTCCTGATCGCGGGGACCTCGGGCAGCGGCAAATCAACCCTGGTGACCGGGGTGCTGGAACGACTTGCGGAGCGGGGGTATCAGGCCTGCATTGTCGATCCGGAAGGGGATTACACCACCTTTCCGCAGGCCATCGTGCTGGGAAGCGCGGAGTCGCCGCCACCGCTGGAGGAAGTGGGCGATGTGCTCGAACACCCCGACGAAACGGTGGTGGTCAACCTGATCGGTCTCTCGATGCCCCATCGGCCGGAATTTTTTGATGCGTTGATGCCAAGGCTTCAGGAGCTTCGGGCACGAACATGCCGACCGCAATGGATTGTGATTGACGAGGCGCATCATCTGTTGCCCCGAGGCCGGCATCCCACGACCTTGCCGCTCGATCTGCGCGGGGCGTTGTTCATCACCGTGCATCCGGAGAGCATGGCGCCGGAGGTCCTTGCGACGGTCGAGGAGGTCTGGGCGGTTGGCGAGGCGCCGGGAAAAACCCTCGCTCGATTCGCGGAGGCAATTGGTCAGCAACCCCCGGCCGTGGAGGACGATCGGACCCTCGCCCCGGGAGAATGCGTGGTCTGGTCGCGACGCCCCGGCGCGGGGCCTCCCCGAGTGGTCCGGAGCCTGCCGGCTCGAACCGAGCGTCGTCGTCATTCACGAAAGTATGCGATCGGGGAACTCGAACCCCACCTGAGCTTTTACTACAGAGGGTCTGATGATCGGCTCAACCTTCGAGCGCAGAACCTCTGGATGTTTCTTCAGATCGGCGAAGGGGTCGACGAAGAGACGTGGCTCCACCATCTCCACAACGGAGATTACTCCTCCTGGTTTACCACAGCGTTAAAGGATCACGAACTGGCCGAGGAGGCGCGGACGATCGCCGATCGCTATGGCTCGGACGCGGCCGGGGGCCGATCGGCCATGCGAGAGGCTATCGCCCGTCGTTACCTGCTCCCGACCTGA
- a CDS encoding WD40 repeat domain-containing protein — protein sequence MRHLPCLLSPLALMVLATPAFSQAEPAGTLEGHEEQPYAVCWSPDGTAILSVGFDKTLRIWNAETLEQRAVIKAHDDLALCVAVSPDGTKIATGGQDKLAKIWPMPAPETEAPTEPLVTLTGHEGQVYAVAFAPDGQRIATAGADKSLRLWNVETGEAGRTIAEAHAAIVYAVAFHPSADLIASAGDDNLIKFWTSDEAAEPVKAEGHEAAVYCIAFSPDGSTLASGSVDKTLRLWNVEDGSQQRVLRGHTDDVYALAWSPDGSRLVSVGYSGQILIWDPQSEEPLSQQRVAPDTRASSVAFSPDGRRLAVAASDGLVYLLTMP from the coding sequence ATGAGACACCTTCCTTGCCTCCTCTCCCCTCTCGCCCTGATGGTGCTGGCCACTCCAGCCTTCAGTCAGGCTGAACCGGCCGGAACGCTCGAAGGGCACGAGGAGCAACCCTACGCCGTTTGTTGGAGTCCGGACGGAACGGCCATTCTCTCCGTCGGCTTCGACAAGACTCTGCGCATCTGGAACGCCGAAACGCTCGAACAGCGCGCGGTGATCAAGGCGCACGACGATCTTGCGCTGTGCGTCGCCGTGAGCCCGGACGGCACCAAGATCGCCACCGGAGGCCAGGACAAGCTTGCCAAGATCTGGCCGATGCCCGCCCCGGAGACCGAAGCTCCCACCGAGCCGTTGGTCACTCTGACCGGGCACGAGGGGCAGGTCTATGCCGTCGCATTCGCTCCCGACGGCCAGCGGATCGCCACCGCCGGAGCCGACAAATCGCTCCGCCTCTGGAATGTCGAAACCGGAGAAGCGGGCCGAACCATCGCCGAAGCGCACGCGGCGATTGTCTACGCCGTCGCCTTCCATCCTTCGGCCGATCTGATCGCCTCGGCCGGCGACGACAACCTGATCAAGTTCTGGACGTCCGACGAAGCGGCCGAACCTGTGAAGGCCGAAGGACACGAGGCGGCCGTCTACTGCATCGCCTTCAGTCCCGACGGCTCGACCCTGGCCAGCGGCTCGGTGGACAAAACCCTCCGCCTCTGGAACGTCGAGGACGGCTCGCAGCAACGCGTGCTTCGAGGCCATACCGACGACGTCTACGCCCTGGCCTGGTCGCCCGATGGCTCACGGTTGGTGTCGGTCGGCTACAGTGGCCAGATTCTCATCTGGGACCCCCAGTCCGAGGAACCGCTGTCCCAGCAGCGTGTCGCTCCCGACACCCGAGCCTCCAGCGTGGCCTTCAGCCCCGATGGCCGCCGACTGGCCGTGGCCGCCTCGGATGGCCTGGTCTATCTCCTGACCATGCCCTGA
- a CDS encoding ATP-dependent Clp protease adaptor ClpS, which produces MSEFDHEHSGDTSVADPIVTTKTAPKPQKHAENETETRRQPPYNVIILNDEEHTFDYVIELLCKVFRHSLATAQELTWRIHLTGRAVVLTTHKELAELKRDQVLAYGPDPRMSVSKGPLDCFIEPAPGG; this is translated from the coding sequence ATGAGTGAATTCGACCACGAACACTCGGGCGATACGTCCGTGGCCGATCCCATCGTCACGACCAAGACCGCTCCCAAGCCGCAAAAGCACGCCGAAAACGAAACCGAGACCCGGCGCCAACCGCCCTACAACGTCATCATCCTGAACGACGAGGAGCATACGTTCGACTACGTGATCGAACTGCTCTGCAAGGTCTTCCGCCATTCGCTCGCCACGGCTCAGGAACTGACCTGGCGGATTCACCTGACCGGGCGGGCCGTCGTCTTGACCACGCACAAGGAACTGGCCGAGCTCAAGCGCGATCAGGTCCTCGCCTACGGTCCCGACCCTCGGATGAGTGTCTCCAAGGGGCCGCTCGACTGCTTCATCGAGCCCGCGCCGGGAGGATGA
- a CDS encoding class I SAM-dependent rRNA methyltransferase, with amino-acid sequence MADDRVGEVDNRKRIPAPSRALEPEGTVPTVRVRSPGLHTFIFKKMVIGPEPGPRPNDGDLVRVIDRDGVPLGFGLWNAKSQIPVRLIARGTTPPDAAFWEARIQDAVALRRDILGIEAISDAYRVVHAEGDGLSGLIVDRFAEVLSAEVFSLGIYQRIGPLMDRLLSATGTAHYRVHVDQRIAQAEAFGGRPVVSEDAPEKVEIRENGIRYRVKFEGGHKTGFFCDQRDNRRELTRYCRDREVLDVCCYSGGFGLSALIQGGAKEVTGVDLDEKAVAMARENANLNQVRMGLVHADAFGYMRQMGLNGRSFGVVVLDPPKLIGSRLEMDEGRKKYLDLNTLALGLVEPGGLLLTCSCSGLLPAEEFLGILRSAGRRAGRSARILSVTGASADHPVGLEAPEGAYLKAAWLLVGDRPEAPPATEG; translated from the coding sequence ATGGCGGACGATCGGGTGGGCGAGGTGGACAATCGAAAACGGATTCCGGCACCGTCCCGAGCGCTGGAACCGGAAGGAACCGTGCCGACGGTTCGGGTTCGTTCTCCGGGGCTTCATACGTTCATCTTCAAGAAGATGGTCATCGGCCCCGAACCCGGCCCGAGGCCCAATGACGGCGACCTGGTTCGGGTGATCGACCGCGACGGTGTTCCCCTGGGCTTCGGGCTCTGGAACGCCAAGTCGCAGATCCCGGTTCGGTTGATCGCCCGGGGGACGACTCCCCCCGACGCCGCCTTCTGGGAGGCCAGAATCCAGGACGCCGTCGCGCTTCGTCGCGACATTCTTGGGATCGAGGCAATCAGCGATGCCTACCGGGTGGTCCATGCCGAGGGAGACGGCCTCTCCGGCTTGATCGTCGATCGGTTCGCCGAGGTCCTCTCGGCCGAGGTGTTCAGTCTGGGCATTTATCAGCGGATCGGCCCCTTGATGGACCGGCTTCTGTCGGCGACGGGAACAGCGCATTACCGGGTCCACGTCGATCAGCGAATTGCTCAGGCCGAGGCGTTCGGCGGGCGCCCGGTCGTCAGCGAGGACGCTCCGGAGAAGGTTGAGATCCGAGAAAACGGCATCCGCTATCGGGTCAAGTTCGAAGGGGGGCACAAGACCGGCTTCTTCTGCGACCAGCGCGACAACCGCCGCGAGCTGACCCGTTACTGCCGGGATCGCGAGGTGCTGGACGTCTGCTGTTACTCGGGCGGGTTTGGCCTTTCGGCCTTGATCCAAGGGGGGGCGAAGGAGGTCACGGGGGTCGATCTCGACGAGAAGGCCGTGGCGATGGCTCGCGAGAATGCGAACCTCAATCAGGTGCGCATGGGACTGGTCCATGCCGACGCCTTCGGATACATGCGGCAGATGGGACTCAACGGCAGGAGCTTCGGCGTCGTCGTACTCGATCCGCCGAAGTTGATCGGCTCTCGACTGGAGATGGACGAGGGGCGGAAGAAGTACCTCGACCTGAACACCCTGGCCCTCGGCCTGGTCGAGCCGGGCGGCTTGCTGTTGACCTGTTCCTGCTCGGGCTTGCTTCCGGCTGAGGAATTTCTGGGCATCCTGCGATCAGCCGGTCGTCGGGCGGGTCGATCGGCTCGGATTCTCAGCGTCACCGGAGCCTCGGCCGATCATCCGGTCGGACTCGAAGCTCCGGAAGGGGCGTACCTGAAGGCCGCCTGGCTGCTCGTCGGTGATCGGCCCGAGGCTCCACCCGCGACCGAGGGATGA
- a CDS encoding metal-dependent transcriptional regulator: MASLTVENYVKTIYLIASREVPDRIVATGELAQALNVSPGTVTGMLKTLSEAGLASYTPYEGVRLSPQGERLALKVLRRHRLLELFLVQTLQMHWDEVHEEAEHMEHAVSESLIDRIDAFLNHPSVDPHGDPIPKADGSLDLPSGRPLNDLDASERFRIARVVDQDPSFLRYLTDCGLDLGAEGIVAENRSESGAMVVQVGDHPIALGREAAGKVIVTSIS, from the coding sequence GTGGCGAGTCTGACTGTTGAGAACTACGTCAAGACGATCTATCTGATTGCCTCTCGGGAGGTTCCCGATCGGATCGTGGCCACGGGAGAGCTGGCGCAGGCGCTCAACGTCTCGCCGGGCACCGTGACCGGAATGCTCAAGACCCTCTCCGAAGCGGGCCTGGCTTCTTATACACCGTATGAAGGGGTCCGACTCTCTCCGCAAGGCGAGCGGCTGGCCCTGAAGGTCTTGCGACGTCATCGGTTGCTCGAACTGTTCCTCGTCCAGACGCTGCAAATGCACTGGGACGAGGTGCACGAAGAAGCCGAGCACATGGAACACGCCGTTTCCGAGTCGTTGATCGACCGCATCGACGCCTTCCTCAACCATCCCTCCGTGGACCCGCACGGCGACCCGATTCCGAAGGCCGACGGCTCGCTCGACCTGCCCTCGGGCCGACCGTTGAACGACCTCGACGCCTCGGAGCGGTTTCGGATCGCCCGGGTGGTGGATCAGGACCCGAGCTTCCTGCGATACCTGACCGATTGCGGTCTCGACCTCGGAGCCGAAGGGATCGTGGCCGAGAACCGGAGCGAGTCGGGAGCAATGGTCGTCCAGGTGGGTGATCATCCCATCGCCTTGGGACGCGAAGCCGCGGGAAAGGTGATCGTGACGAGCATTTCGTGA
- a CDS encoding RDD family protein has product MTMTDWSGAESRQFRRARDEEAVRSSATPAGILPRAIALGIDYLILLAACAGLNGLLDVTSLAPETARPLGALLSFALIVLYFATLESGSRQATLGKLALGMKVTTDQDQRLSFSRALGRFFAKLLSLIPFGLGFVMAAFTEQHRALHDLIAGTLVVRSR; this is encoded by the coding sequence ATGACGATGACCGATTGGAGCGGAGCCGAGTCTCGTCAATTCCGTCGAGCGCGAGACGAGGAGGCGGTCAGGTCGTCCGCGACCCCGGCAGGAATTTTGCCAAGGGCCATTGCGCTGGGAATCGATTACCTGATCTTGCTCGCCGCCTGCGCCGGTCTGAATGGGCTGCTCGACGTGACCAGCCTTGCCCCCGAGACGGCCAGGCCGCTGGGTGCCTTGCTCTCGTTCGCGCTGATCGTCCTGTACTTTGCGACCCTGGAAAGCGGCAGCCGTCAGGCCACGCTCGGCAAGCTCGCGCTGGGCATGAAGGTCACGACCGATCAGGACCAACGCCTCTCGTTCTCCCGAGCCCTGGGACGATTCTTCGCGAAATTGCTCTCGTTGATTCCCTTCGGCCTGGGGTTCGTCATGGCCGCATTCACCGAGCAGCACCGCGCCCTCCACGACCTGATCGCCGGGACGCTCGTGGTGCGCTCGCGCTGA
- the pdxH gene encoding pyridoxamine 5'-phosphate oxidase — MESITARREYRLGSLTEAEVDPDPIRQFALWFADAERAGLDEPYAMALATVSAEGRPSARIVLLRGVDARGFRFFTNYQSRKGRDLEVNPFASLLFDWHEIERQVRIEGRVERLSPEESDAYFQQRPTETKLGAWASDQSTVVSDRRSLEARFQEATERFGDTIPRPPHWGGYLLVPDGFEFWQGRPGRLHDRIRYVPGSSGWRTERLAP; from the coding sequence GTGGAGTCGATCACTGCTCGTCGGGAGTACCGGCTCGGGTCCTTGACCGAGGCCGAGGTCGATCCCGACCCGATTCGTCAGTTCGCCCTGTGGTTTGCCGATGCCGAGCGAGCGGGGCTGGATGAGCCCTACGCGATGGCCCTGGCCACGGTTTCGGCGGAGGGAAGACCCTCGGCCCGGATCGTGCTGTTACGAGGGGTTGATGCCAGGGGGTTCCGCTTCTTCACCAATTACCAGAGCCGCAAAGGCCGCGACCTGGAGGTCAATCCGTTCGCCTCGTTGCTCTTTGATTGGCACGAGATCGAGCGGCAGGTCCGCATCGAAGGACGCGTGGAACGGCTTTCGCCGGAGGAGTCTGACGCCTACTTCCAGCAGCGGCCGACCGAGACGAAGCTCGGAGCCTGGGCCTCGGATCAGAGTACGGTGGTCAGCGACCGCCGCAGTTTGGAAGCGAGGTTCCAGGAGGCGACCGAACGCTTTGGTGACACCATTCCCCGGCCTCCTCACTGGGGAGGTTACCTGCTCGTCCCCGACGGCTTCGAGTTCTGGCAAGGGCGACCCGGCCGCCTGCACGACCGCATCCGCTATGTTCCCGGATCGAGCGGTTGGAGGACCGAGCGTCTCGCTCCCTGA
- a CDS encoding DUF11 domain-containing protein, producing MTRVRRTGWALTAALLLSISVGMAGGAAQARQVAFDDPTAGVAVVGEAPAPAGPMLPPQIQVVRLSGPLGMGIEVLEPAPMILSDPNDDPAIHGLTVGLQVGVGYRLRLSNLPNQPEAEVFPVVEVVGHLHRPADIDPTRFPIQVIFSQEDLIDVAESGRLVTQVVYLEAPDQALPLSIPKNQIPVTTLSPGEEPLRVAGALGRVMAIVRLGGRTPVPGEPLGGFGATSLGVGPCPFETTEGVRCGVPICPPVSFGLAPKPLFPGDEYLCDGGDHQNKAGIGPDGQVVGVEPRDAMIRFNAGSKPRVLPTNTVCIYAPRFAAVRTSLGVNENRLITVPRGAEALTRQMQEATVRPPLRMTQNLAANAVRDRRRASAMEGRTPPITHIEVRVLNGLTDVVTIDHQELVQGPQVSVNEVGPKINRRATPPLGIKTAEGPVITGIIQGASQTIVSRSAGELAGVETPPDLPGLAVNKETNTDVAEPGQVVTFTIRWRNMGNVPIHSVSIVDSLLPRFEYEPDSARGPVGAIFTAAENQTGSVELRWDLPEPVLPGAEGSVSFKARVR from the coding sequence ATGACGCGAGTACGACGGACCGGCTGGGCGTTGACGGCGGCCCTGCTGCTGTCCATCTCGGTAGGAATGGCCGGCGGAGCGGCCCAGGCCCGGCAGGTCGCATTTGACGACCCGACCGCCGGTGTTGCTGTCGTGGGAGAGGCTCCGGCCCCCGCTGGGCCGATGTTGCCCCCTCAGATCCAGGTCGTCCGCCTCTCGGGTCCGCTGGGTATGGGGATTGAGGTGCTCGAACCGGCCCCCATGATCCTCTCCGACCCGAACGATGATCCGGCCATCCACGGCCTGACCGTCGGCCTCCAGGTCGGGGTCGGCTATCGGCTTCGGCTGTCGAACCTGCCCAATCAGCCCGAGGCCGAGGTCTTCCCGGTCGTCGAGGTTGTCGGGCACCTGCACCGACCTGCTGACATCGACCCGACCCGCTTCCCGATCCAGGTGATCTTCAGCCAGGAAGACCTGATCGACGTCGCCGAATCGGGCCGACTGGTCACGCAGGTCGTCTACCTCGAAGCTCCCGACCAGGCCTTGCCCCTGTCGATCCCCAAAAACCAGATTCCCGTCACGACCCTCAGCCCCGGCGAGGAACCGCTTCGGGTGGCCGGCGCTCTCGGTCGGGTCATGGCCATTGTTCGCCTCGGAGGTCGGACCCCGGTGCCGGGCGAACCGCTCGGCGGCTTCGGAGCGACGAGCCTGGGCGTTGGTCCTTGCCCGTTCGAGACGACCGAGGGGGTTCGCTGCGGCGTTCCGATTTGCCCTCCCGTGTCGTTCGGCCTCGCGCCCAAACCGCTGTTTCCGGGCGACGAATATCTCTGCGACGGTGGCGATCACCAGAACAAGGCCGGCATCGGACCCGATGGCCAGGTCGTCGGCGTTGAGCCGAGAGACGCGATGATCCGATTCAACGCCGGCTCGAAACCCCGAGTCCTGCCAACGAACACGGTCTGCATCTACGCCCCTCGTTTTGCCGCGGTCAGAACCAGTCTTGGCGTGAACGAGAATCGACTGATTACCGTGCCCCGAGGCGCCGAAGCTCTGACCCGTCAAATGCAGGAAGCGACCGTCCGGCCTCCGCTGCGAATGACCCAGAATCTCGCAGCCAACGCCGTACGAGATCGTCGACGCGCCTCGGCCATGGAGGGTCGAACCCCACCGATCACGCACATTGAGGTCCGGGTCCTCAACGGCCTGACCGACGTGGTGACCATCGACCATCAAGAACTGGTCCAGGGGCCGCAGGTCTCGGTCAACGAGGTCGGCCCGAAGATCAACCGCCGCGCGACCCCTCCCCTCGGCATCAAGACGGCCGAAGGGCCGGTCATCACCGGGATCATCCAGGGGGCCAGCCAGACCATCGTCTCCCGAAGCGCTGGTGAGCTGGCCGGAGTCGAGACCCCGCCCGATCTGCCTGGCCTGGCGGTCAACAAGGAAACCAACACCGACGTGGCCGAGCCCGGCCAAGTGGTGACCTTCACGATCCGATGGCGCAACATGGGCAACGTGCCCATCCACTCAGTCTCGATTGTCGATAGCTTGCTGCCTCGATTCGAGTACGAACCGGACAGCGCCCGAGGGCCCGTCGGTGCGATCTTCACGGCCGCGGAAAATCAGACCGGCTCGGTCGAGCTTCGCTGGGACCTTCCCGAGCCCGTCCTGCCCGGTGCCGAGGGGTCGGTCTCCTTCAAGGCTCGCGTCCGCTAA
- the rpsT gene encoding 30S ribosomal protein S20, giving the protein MPNTESAKKRLRQNEKRRMRNRIAKKIIKTYTKRTLTAASEGNLEAAEADFRFTIAKLDRAGVRRVLHPNTAARRKSRLTREFNALKNAPKS; this is encoded by the coding sequence ATGCCCAATACCGAATCCGCCAAGAAGCGTCTTCGCCAGAACGAAAAACGCCGGATGCGCAACCGGATCGCCAAGAAGATCATCAAGACCTACACGAAGCGGACCCTCACGGCCGCCTCCGAAGGGAATCTTGAGGCTGCCGAGGCTGATTTCCGCTTCACCATCGCCAAGCTCGACCGAGCGGGTGTGCGCCGGGTCCTGCACCCGAACACCGCGGCCCGCCGCAAGAGCCGATTGACCCGGGAATTCAATGCGCTGAAAAACGCCCCGAAATCCTGA